A window of Acropora muricata isolate sample 2 chromosome 3, ASM3666990v1, whole genome shotgun sequence contains these coding sequences:
- the LOC136911297 gene encoding uncharacterized protein — protein MAMAEVDTLSTSHSDDYDEASKIWLRPFSAFINCMFPVEYVYGDWMGWRANSTAKRADPESLTSPSERDKEAGSQVEGFCIPQFMLRKSDVDRIRKFDIQEHWQPDFDGMKEYNPFVDNDEKKSIDIFTVEHAENDPRYAKLRLTNEWKEHRPRYKNVSFLHHAFLLPSAGHPLEDREETSFGIEGEEVRKWSFALHGPVRKLQSGGFPNYEEDQTGVFKYPTAWPEAAMEWLVRPRPSGWPSSDLVMEIFDSGCHLAPVGRGKRIADPVNIANYCQNPEITLAKSTVPVAGSNTEGVWVMEETEWRTSFSLAENKLGESVSPVQRHVMVLLKILKKVYFPDVISTYYLKNLLFRECESKGNDFWKEDNSASCLLFMLDRLQECLEAHLLPHYIMSQSNLLMYEDPTKLNEAAKVVADVRKCILPKTFGILRRLQSLTYQSQTYLQNLGSDLERDLLRMQDKNLTKEDHTQVLTAVYSFFVGKCKNVIASLQAITSQEREKTEKLINIGLYCYQSVLARNLCKLWFLTEDKRSGTKPLDEDRFKAFVKEEAANLCLDENFLSVALVFFDHTKKGAESSLAIPTTRFMEFLRGEQMKIAQEGVEAAKASTKGVLDWLKQSDLKSVEEKTTRVVQKLAENTPVTEEDVKRALEVELAALFQEKMKGGK, from the exons ATGGCTATGGCGGAAGTGGATACACTATCAACG AGTCACAGTGATGACTATGATGAAGCATCAAAAATATGGCTTCGACCATTTTCAGCTTTTATCAACTGCATGTTCCCAGTTGAATATGTTTATGGAGATTGGATGGGTTGGAGAGCCAACAGCACTGCAAAGCGTGCAGATCCAGAATCCTTGACAAGTCCCAGTGAACGCGATAAGGAAGCTGGAAGTCAAGTAGAGGGATTTTGTATCCCTCAGTTCATGCTCCGAAAAAGCGATGTAGACCGCATCCGTAAATTTGATATTCAGGAACATTGGCAGCCTGATTTTGACGGGATGAAGGAGTATAACCCTTTTGTCGATAACGATGAAAAGAAAAGCATCGATATATTCACTGTTGAGCATGCAGAAAACGACCCCAGGTACGCAAAACTGAGGCTGACCAATGAATGGAAAGAGCATCGTCCTCGGTATAAGAATGTATCTTTCCTTCATCACGCGTTTCTCCTACCCAGTGCAGGTCATCCTCTGGAAGACCGTGAAGAAACGTCCTTCGGCATCGAGGGAGAAGAAGTTAGAAAATGGTCGTTTGCTCTCCATGGTCCTGTGCGTAAACTTCAGTCTGGTGGTTTTCCGAATTACGAAGAGGATCAAACAGGGGTTTTTAAGTATCCAACGGCGTGGCCAGAAGCAGCAATGGAATGGTTGGTCAGACCACGCCCAAGTGGTTGGCCTTCATCTGATTTGGTCATGGAAATATTCGACTCTGGTTGTCATTTGGCTCCTGTTGGCAGAGGAAAGCGTATCGCTGACCCTGTGAATATAGCTAATTATTGCCAAAACCCTGAAATAACATTGGCCAAATCCACAGTCCCTGTAGCTGGAAGCAACACCGAAGGGGTATGGGTCATGGAAGAAACTGAATGGAGAACCTCATTCTCACTGGCGGAAAACAAGCTTGGGGAAAGCGTTTCTCCCGTCCAGCGACATGTCATGGTTTTGCTAAAGATTCTAAAGAAAGTCTATTTTCCTGATGTTATTTCAACGTACTATTTGAAGAATCTGTTGTTCAGGGAGTGTGAGAGTAAAGGCAACGACTTCTGGAAAGAGGATAACTCTGCCAGCTGTCTTCTATTCATGCTGGACCGCCTCCAAGAGTGCCTAGAGGCTCATCTCTTGCCACATTACATCATGTCGCAGAGCAACCTACTGATGTATGAAGACCCGACCAAGCTGAACGAGGCCGCCAAAGTCGTTGCTGATGTTCGAAAATGCATTTTGCCAAAAACTTTCGGCATTCTGAGAAGGCTTCAGTCACTCACTTATCAGTCTCAGACGTACCTTCAAAACCTTGGTTCGGATCTAGAGCGTGATCTTTTGAGAATGCAAGACAAGAATCTCACAAAGGAAGATCACACACAGGTGCTGACGGCTGTGTACTCATTTTTTGTGGGGAAATGCAAGAATGTTATTGCAAGTCTACAGGCAATCACCTCACAAGAGCGCGAGAAAACCGAAAAACTGATTAACATTGGTTTGTATTGTTACCAATCAGTCCTTGCAAGGAATCTATGCAAATTGTGGTTTCTCACCGAAGACAAACGCAGCGGCACGAAACCATTGGATGAAGATAGATTCAAAGCATTTGTTAAAGAAGAGGCTGCAAATCTTTGTCTCGACGAAAATTTTCTGTCGGTGGCACTCGTCTTCTTCGACCACACCAAGAAAGGGGCTGAATCCTCGCTGGCAATTCCCACTACAAGGTTCATGGAGTTTTTGAGAGGAGAGCAGATGAAAATAGCACAAGAAGGAGTGGAAGCGGCCAAAGCTTCGACGAAGGGAGTGTTGGATTGGCTGAAGCAAAGTGATTTGAAATcagttgaagagaaaacaaCCAGGGTAGTTCAAAAACTGGCCGAGAACACTCCTGTTACAGAAGAAGACGTAAAGAGGGCATTGGAAGTGGAACTCGCGGCGCTGTTTCAAGAGAAAATGAAGGGAGGAAAATGA